Proteins encoded together in one Planctopirus ephydatiae window:
- a CDS encoding HU family DNA-binding protein — protein sequence MTTEDKKPLSKTDIFAAIAESTSLSKKDVQAVFTALNDLISKQVGKKGPGVFAVPGLLKIQVVRKPATKATQRANPFKPGEMMVVKAKPARNTVKIRALKSLKDMV from the coding sequence ATGACAACCGAAGACAAAAAGCCCCTGTCCAAGACCGATATTTTCGCAGCGATTGCGGAATCGACTTCGCTCTCCAAGAAGGATGTACAGGCTGTCTTCACCGCCCTGAACGATCTCATCAGCAAGCAGGTCGGCAAGAAGGGCCCAGGCGTCTTCGCAGTTCCTGGCCTGCTCAAGATTCAGGTGGTTCGTAAGCCAGCCACCAAGGCCACACAGCGTGCTAACCCCTTCAAGCCTGGCGAAATGATGGTCGTGAAGGCCAAGCCTGCCCGCAACACCGTCAAGATTCGTGCTCTCAAGAGCCTGAAGGACATGGTCTAA
- a CDS encoding RNA-binding S4 domain-containing protein — MPMPILTLDQFLKQQGWVATGGHAKLVIQEGEVVVNGEVDLRRGRKMRVGDVVEWNGERAEVPEGSGALPPLGA; from the coding sequence ATGCCCATGCCCATTCTCACTTTAGATCAATTCCTGAAACAGCAGGGCTGGGTCGCGACGGGAGGCCATGCCAAACTCGTGATTCAGGAAGGGGAAGTGGTCGTGAATGGCGAGGTCGATCTCCGCCGCGGCCGAAAAATGCGTGTCGGCGATGTGGTGGAATGGAATGGCGAACGGGCCGAAGTTCCTGAAGGGTCTGGTGCGCTGCCTCCCCTCGGAGCTTAA
- a CDS encoding anti-sigma factor family protein, producing the protein MNRPTRLTSEVREDLVAYLDGELEEEAAQNVDTLLSHNETARHEVEVLARTWELLDLLPATKASADFSEKTITHIRIAEQPKLTPWLMLGQQKFMQSLPWMGSGVLVVVTAAVGYLAAHDWVPDRSRRLLAELPMVQDYDELIEVDSIQFLKELRASGLFDAGTGGNSAAGSKPNAPAAQGAANDN; encoded by the coding sequence ATGAATCGTCCAACACGATTGACTTCTGAAGTGCGTGAAGATCTGGTGGCCTATCTCGATGGTGAACTTGAGGAAGAAGCCGCCCAGAACGTGGATACATTGCTATCGCACAATGAGACGGCCCGTCACGAGGTCGAGGTCCTGGCCCGAACCTGGGAATTGCTGGATCTGCTCCCAGCGACAAAAGCTTCTGCTGATTTTTCTGAAAAGACCATCACTCATATTCGAATAGCAGAACAACCCAAACTGACTCCGTGGTTGATGCTGGGTCAACAAAAATTCATGCAATCGCTCCCCTGGATGGGTAGCGGAGTGCTGGTGGTGGTGACAGCCGCTGTAGGCTATCTGGCGGCTCATGACTGGGTGCCGGATCGTTCGCGACGACTGCTTGCTGAATTACCAATGGTTCAGGATTACGATGAACTGATTGAAGTTGATTCGATCCAGTTTCTGAAGGAGCTTCGAGCCAGCGGGTTATTTGATGCAGGAACGGGTGGCAATTCAGCGGCCGGGAGTAAACCCAATGCACCTGCAGCACAGGGAGCCGCAAATGACAACTAA
- the bcp gene encoding thioredoxin-dependent thiol peroxidase, with product MSSVPEVGSKAPAFDLPAFPKGRYKLSGLKGKYVVLYFYPRDNTPGCTTEACDFRDRHEAITAANTVVLGVSTDSVESHQKFIEKFELPFPLLADEDHALAEKYGVWVEKNMYGKKSMGMQRATFLIDPAGKIAAVWPKVKVDGHAEAVVAKIQELQAAG from the coding sequence ATGTCTTCTGTTCCTGAAGTCGGGAGTAAAGCCCCTGCCTTTGATCTTCCTGCATTTCCCAAGGGCCGATACAAGCTCAGCGGCCTCAAAGGGAAGTATGTCGTGCTGTACTTCTACCCTCGCGACAACACGCCCGGCTGCACCACGGAAGCCTGTGACTTTCGTGATCGGCATGAGGCCATTACAGCAGCGAATACCGTGGTTCTGGGTGTCAGTACCGATAGTGTTGAATCCCATCAGAAGTTTATTGAGAAGTTTGAACTTCCCTTTCCACTTCTGGCTGACGAAGACCATGCCCTTGCCGAGAAGTACGGCGTCTGGGTCGAAAAAAACATGTATGGCAAGAAGAGCATGGGGATGCAGCGGGCCACATTTCTGATCGATCCAGCCGGAAAAATTGCCGCCGTCTGGCCTAAGGTCAAGGTGGATGGCCACGCAGAGGCTGTGGTGGCGAAAATACAGGAACTCCAGGCTGCCGGCTGA
- a CDS encoding vWA domain-containing protein, which translates to MSTLHTTFPATNPAVSSASNEKSVAVASSPAQSSTPAGNESLSWLGVRPSHAAGFVLSVAFHAWLLMTLFRLEIISPFEMIYSSIETRFSAEVEPPIVLEETPVFELANPDDRELPQVMAMNSTAVGKAIADRPERAVPAEFRQRFELAPPAPPIIDIPEGVELSDTIVVPGTTGQAMVQLDAALDRITWEIAQNLKEKKVLVVWVLDASASIVKQRQQIASRLKRIYSELDALDEQGEFGRATQPLISGVVTFGASTNFITPQPTDNADDVTRAIAEAPTDPSGVENTFTAVSQVLSQWGDYRHTQNRRLMILVITDEAGDDHGPPLELAINRCRSFGAKAYVVGPAAPFGRRQGFVDYVAPEDGKTYRLPVDLGPETVVAEGVDLPFWYEGPQYTYLSSGFGPYALTRLVHETGGIYFMTNLTTTQSLSITGEFDSQKMKPFEPEYRYGTPQDLLRVLSKSPLRASVVTAAEFSQATKIRSLGTPPMEFRVQPGNFRQQLTRAQESVAITSAAIERILANYPQGMERQGADKFLAQEKHPRWRVAFMLGYGRLLAQKARAYEYNSACAQLKTKMGDEDVAKKSNHWIFRPEPELQYAPIFKKTADQSSKLLQMVIDEAPGTPWALLAQRELQDGFGIRVVERFIPPPPPVTARPQPPAQPKLAPKFAPEPKPQKPAPPPPPKPVLPKL; encoded by the coding sequence ATGAGTACTCTCCACACAACGTTTCCTGCGACGAATCCTGCCGTATCTTCTGCGTCAAACGAAAAGTCGGTCGCGGTTGCCTCTTCGCCAGCTCAAAGTTCCACGCCGGCTGGCAACGAATCCCTCTCCTGGCTGGGAGTCCGCCCCAGTCATGCGGCCGGCTTTGTCCTGAGTGTGGCTTTTCATGCCTGGCTGCTCATGACGTTGTTTCGACTCGAGATCATTTCACCATTCGAAATGATCTACAGCTCGATTGAAACCCGGTTTTCTGCCGAGGTCGAACCCCCCATTGTGCTGGAAGAGACACCCGTCTTCGAATTGGCCAATCCGGATGATCGTGAGTTGCCTCAAGTCATGGCCATGAACAGTACGGCTGTAGGCAAGGCCATTGCCGATCGTCCCGAGCGGGCTGTCCCTGCCGAATTCCGCCAGCGGTTTGAACTCGCACCACCGGCTCCACCGATCATCGATATTCCCGAAGGTGTTGAGTTAAGTGACACAATTGTCGTACCGGGAACAACTGGCCAGGCCATGGTTCAGTTGGATGCCGCACTTGATCGAATTACCTGGGAGATCGCTCAAAATCTCAAAGAGAAGAAAGTCCTCGTCGTCTGGGTGCTCGATGCTTCGGCCAGTATCGTCAAGCAGAGGCAACAGATTGCCAGTCGCCTGAAACGCATCTACAGCGAACTGGATGCTCTTGATGAGCAAGGTGAGTTTGGCCGGGCGACTCAACCGCTGATCAGTGGCGTCGTGACCTTTGGGGCTTCGACGAACTTCATCACACCTCAACCCACCGACAATGCCGATGATGTGACACGGGCCATTGCCGAAGCACCGACAGACCCCAGTGGTGTTGAGAATACATTTACAGCCGTCTCTCAAGTCCTTTCACAGTGGGGAGACTATCGCCACACGCAAAACCGGCGGCTGATGATTCTGGTGATTACCGATGAAGCGGGCGATGATCATGGCCCGCCGCTCGAGCTGGCCATCAATCGATGCAGGAGCTTCGGAGCGAAAGCGTATGTTGTCGGTCCGGCAGCACCTTTCGGGCGCCGGCAGGGCTTCGTCGATTATGTCGCTCCTGAAGATGGAAAGACTTATCGCCTGCCAGTCGACCTGGGCCCGGAGACAGTGGTTGCCGAAGGGGTCGATCTCCCCTTCTGGTATGAAGGGCCGCAGTACACATATCTGAGCAGCGGCTTTGGCCCTTATGCGCTCACCAGGCTGGTTCATGAAACAGGTGGCATCTACTTCATGACCAATCTGACCACGACTCAGTCGTTGTCGATCACTGGTGAGTTTGACAGTCAGAAGATGAAACCCTTTGAGCCCGAGTATCGCTACGGCACACCTCAAGACCTGCTGCGGGTCCTCTCGAAAAGCCCTTTGCGAGCCAGCGTGGTGACGGCAGCCGAGTTCAGCCAGGCTACGAAGATTCGTTCACTCGGAACACCGCCCATGGAGTTTCGCGTGCAGCCGGGGAACTTCCGTCAGCAACTGACAAGGGCTCAGGAATCGGTTGCGATTACTTCGGCAGCTATTGAGCGGATTCTTGCTAACTATCCTCAAGGGATGGAGCGACAGGGAGCCGACAAGTTCCTCGCCCAGGAAAAGCATCCTCGCTGGCGGGTGGCTTTCATGCTGGGTTATGGCCGTTTACTGGCACAGAAGGCGAGAGCCTACGAATACAACTCGGCCTGTGCTCAACTGAAGACCAAAATGGGCGATGAAGACGTTGCCAAAAAGAGCAACCACTGGATCTTCCGCCCCGAGCCTGAATTGCAATATGCCCCGATCTTCAAAAAGACGGCCGATCAGTCCAGTAAACTCCTGCAGATGGTCATTGACGAAGCCCCGGGAACACCCTGGGCGCTTCTGGCTCAACGCGAGCTGCAGGATGGTTTTGGCATTCGCGTGGTGGAACGGTTTATTCCTCCACCTCCGCCCGTGACCGCCAGGCCACAGCCACCGGCCCAGCCCAAACTTGCACCCAAGTTTGCACCGGAACCAAAGCCTCAGAAACCTGCACCACCACCACCGCCCAAACCCGTGTTGCCCAAACTGTAA
- a CDS encoding anthranilate synthase component II: protein MLFVLDNYDSFTYNLVQRFGEIDPQIDLQVVRNNEITVAQVADLKPRAIVVSPGPCSPTEAGISMELIRTLGPIIPTLGVCLGHQSIAQVFDSEVVRAPRLMHGKLSHVHHKGEGLFADLPNPMTCTRYHSLIVPEATLSTDLEVTAWVEDPGHPREVMGLRHKTYPIHGVQFHPESFLTQGGIDLLKNFLKLAGVIDA from the coding sequence ATGCTCTTTGTCCTCGATAACTACGATTCATTCACCTACAACCTGGTACAACGGTTTGGCGAAATTGATCCCCAGATTGATCTGCAGGTCGTGCGGAATAATGAGATTACGGTCGCACAGGTGGCTGATCTCAAACCCCGGGCCATTGTCGTTTCGCCGGGCCCCTGCTCGCCGACTGAAGCCGGTATCTCGATGGAATTGATTCGAACCTTAGGGCCGATCATTCCCACTCTGGGCGTGTGCCTTGGACATCAATCGATTGCCCAGGTGTTCGATTCCGAGGTGGTTCGCGCTCCTCGATTGATGCATGGCAAACTTTCGCATGTGCATCATAAAGGGGAGGGATTGTTCGCGGATTTACCCAATCCGATGACCTGCACGCGCTACCACAGCCTGATTGTGCCAGAAGCGACGTTGAGTACCGATCTGGAAGTGACTGCCTGGGTGGAAGACCCAGGTCATCCACGCGAGGTCATGGGCTTAAGACACAAAACCTACCCGATTCATGGTGTGCAGTTTCACCCCGAAAGTTTTCTCACGCAGGGGGGTATCGACCTGCTCAAGAATTTTTTGAAGCTGGCTGGCGTGATTGACGCGTGA